The following are encoded in a window of Streptomyces sp. 11x1 genomic DNA:
- a CDS encoding MarR family winged helix-turn-helix transcriptional regulator: protein MPEDGGAADPALLQDALRGFVRAFGLHQPESTPCGQAIPVSEAHALGELAQEGELRQVELARRLRLQKSTVSRLVGQLTVRGWVERAPAPDDGRGVTLRLTPSGQTAAYHLADARREKFARLLDAIPPDERAGVLHALGVLTEALDE from the coding sequence ATGCCGGAAGATGGTGGAGCAGCGGATCCCGCTCTGTTGCAGGACGCACTGCGGGGTTTCGTCCGTGCTTTCGGGCTGCACCAGCCCGAAAGCACTCCGTGCGGTCAGGCGATCCCGGTCTCCGAGGCTCACGCCCTCGGCGAGCTTGCGCAGGAGGGCGAACTGCGGCAGGTGGAACTGGCCCGCCGGCTGCGCCTGCAGAAGAGCACCGTCAGCCGGCTCGTCGGGCAGCTGACCGTCCGCGGTTGGGTGGAACGCGCTCCCGCCCCCGACGACGGCCGCGGCGTCACCCTGCGCCTCACACCCTCCGGACAGACGGCCGCGTACCACCTCGCCGACGCGCGGCGGGAGAAGTTCGCCCGGCTGCTCGATGCGATCCCGCCCGACGAGCGAGCAGGCGTACTGCATGCCCTCGGAGTCCTGACGGAGGCACTGGATGAATAA
- a CDS encoding aspartate carbamoyltransferase, translating to MNNGKRRLLTAGIAAGGVGAALAALLLVGDPQQESGDRRTDRQEAVAERGRTVMPFDLEATTHHFTPSETGGVQDVVADRPDDTEQVNLIRTHLQQEAEAFGQGDFGDPSQIHGDSMPGLAELEDGYERVEVRYRERPDGATLTYTTDEPTLVDALHDWFEAQLSDHGDHAEAGH from the coding sequence ATGAATAACGGCAAGCGCCGACTCTTGACGGCGGGCATCGCCGCAGGGGGTGTCGGCGCGGCGCTGGCCGCTCTCCTGCTGGTCGGCGACCCACAGCAGGAGAGCGGCGATCGGCGGACCGATCGGCAGGAGGCGGTCGCCGAACGCGGCCGGACCGTGATGCCCTTCGACCTCGAAGCGACCACTCACCACTTCACCCCCAGCGAGACGGGCGGCGTCCAGGACGTCGTCGCCGACCGACCCGACGACACCGAGCAGGTCAACCTCATCCGCACTCACCTCCAGCAGGAGGCCGAAGCGTTCGGCCAGGGAGACTTCGGCGACCCCTCCCAGATCCACGGCGACAGCATGCCGGGCCTGGCGGAACTGGAAGACGGCTACGAGCGCGTCGAGGTGCGCTACCGGGAACGGCCCGACGGCGCCACCCTCACCTACACCACCGACGAGCCCACCCTGGTCGATGCCCTGCACGACTGGTTCGAAGCACAGCTCAGCGACCACGGCGACCACGCCGAAGCAGGACACTGA
- a CDS encoding sulfurtransferase TusA family protein produces MTNPTASAVDITVDGTGLLRVTLLLKLRAYAADAEPGSVVHVIATDPAAPLDLSAWWHMTGHTYLGPVPDPDRDVYALRLTADALPTRPDAPWHPGGRQDGTKG; encoded by the coding sequence CCCACCGCCTCCGCGGTTGACATCACGGTCGACGGCACCGGCCTGCTCCGCGTCACCCTCCTGCTGAAGCTGCGTGCCTATGCCGCCGACGCCGAGCCCGGCTCGGTCGTCCACGTCATTGCCACCGACCCGGCCGCCCCGCTCGACCTGTCGGCCTGGTGGCACATGACCGGCCACACCTACCTCGGACCCGTCCCCGACCCAGACCGGGATGTGTACGCGCTCCGCCTGACCGCCGATGCTCTGCCCACCCGGCCCGACGCGCCGTGGCACCCGGGCGGCCGGCAGGACGGGACCAAAGGCTGA